One stretch of Leadbetterella byssophila DSM 17132 DNA includes these proteins:
- a CDS encoding glycoside hydrolase, with protein sequence MKIKFIAITLLGLFSACKNSPSPTIAPSQSGVTIDLQQRFQTMESFAASDCWEPAFVGQYWAEEQKASIAKLLFSKDIVSGQPQGIGLSQWRVNLGGGTHQQGVASGIADYTRRADSFIDIKTGQIDWNKNLGQEYFLQKAKEYGVEEFVLFSNTPPVLWTKNNKGYASSAPAVNLQDDKFDDFADYMALVLDHYKKQKGISFKYISPVNEPQHNWMDPTQEGSPWRNEDVAKIARELNKSLEKSGLDTKILLAEAGDWASVYETGGDAARKNVINNLFNSGSENYIGNLSHVAPIIAGHSYWTDGSWAQLLDVRSKVKAAADAANLKVYQTEWSMLGDGYDANEFVGFGKASYMDIALYMSKVIHTDIVYANAAAWSYWTSMATERWGHKNRFLLINLKPNGDDHKNGGTHEATKTLWVLGNYSRFIRPGYQRVALKLANENKEKFGTAYSSPDGKTLVAVYTNLSKEPFNAKVKLSGVKSIKAYTTSSAKNLAEDKISNVDSDINIPPGSVVTVVYEF encoded by the coding sequence ATGAAAATCAAATTCATAGCAATAACTCTTCTAGGCCTGTTTTCGGCCTGCAAAAATTCTCCTTCACCAACCATTGCACCAAGCCAGTCTGGAGTGACCATAGATCTGCAACAAAGATTCCAAACCATGGAAAGTTTTGCGGCATCTGATTGTTGGGAACCGGCGTTTGTGGGGCAATATTGGGCAGAGGAGCAAAAAGCAAGTATAGCAAAGCTACTATTCTCTAAGGATATTGTAAGTGGCCAGCCCCAAGGTATTGGTCTTTCCCAATGGAGGGTTAACTTAGGTGGTGGTACTCATCAGCAAGGAGTAGCATCTGGAATAGCTGATTATACCCGTAGAGCAGACTCTTTCATTGATATAAAAACGGGTCAAATAGATTGGAACAAGAACCTGGGTCAGGAGTATTTCCTGCAAAAGGCCAAAGAATACGGTGTTGAAGAATTTGTGTTATTTAGTAATACCCCTCCTGTACTTTGGACTAAGAATAACAAAGGATATGCATCCTCTGCTCCTGCCGTAAACCTTCAAGACGATAAATTTGATGACTTTGCAGATTACATGGCCCTAGTTTTGGATCATTATAAAAAACAAAAAGGTATAAGCTTTAAATATATCTCACCTGTTAACGAACCACAACATAACTGGATGGATCCTACTCAAGAAGGTAGCCCTTGGAGGAATGAGGATGTGGCCAAAATAGCCAGGGAACTCAATAAATCCCTGGAGAAAAGTGGTTTGGATACCAAGATCCTTTTAGCAGAGGCAGGAGATTGGGCCTCTGTGTACGAAACAGGTGGAGATGCTGCGAGGAAGAACGTGATCAATAACCTGTTTAACTCAGGAAGCGAAAACTATATTGGAAACCTATCGCATGTGGCTCCTATCATTGCAGGGCACAGTTACTGGACAGATGGAAGTTGGGCACAATTACTTGACGTCAGATCAAAAGTAAAAGCTGCCGCAGATGCTGCTAATTTGAAGGTGTACCAAACGGAATGGAGCATGCTGGGTGATGGATATGATGCTAATGAATTCGTAGGATTTGGCAAAGCAAGTTACATGGATATCGCCCTATATATGTCTAAAGTGATTCATACGGATATCGTTTATGCTAATGCAGCAGCGTGGTCCTATTGGACAAGTATGGCTACGGAGCGCTGGGGACATAAAAACCGTTTCCTTTTGATTAATTTGAAGCCTAACGGAGATGATCATAAGAACGGAGGAACACATGAAGCCACAAAAACCCTTTGGGTCTTGGGAAATTACAGTAGATTCATTCGCCCGGGATATCAAAGAGTAGCTTTAAAATTGGCCAATGAGAACAAGGAAAAGTTCGGTACAGCCTATTCTTCACCTGATGGCAAGACATTGGTGGCTGTATATACTAACCTAAGTAAAGAGCCATTTAACGCTAAAGTGAAACTTTCAGGAGTAAAAAGCATAAAAGCTTATACTACATCATCTGCTAAAAATCTTGCTGAGGATAAAATATCAAATGTAGATTCAGATATTAATATCCCACCGGGATCTGTGGTGACCGTAGTATACGAATTCTAA
- a CDS encoding RagB/SusD family nutrient uptake outer membrane protein produces MKNIIKTALCAALLIGTSSCSDFLQEPVLGQENLDTYFQNEEESLKQLSGAYQGIFWDDWWQIAAPNVGFEMSTDDLWMGNTTQSQSDWIRMAHYDNPAQDGPISNYWQYRYKAILRCNIVINKVADAPISNESLKKRIIAEAKFLRAFNYFELVKNFGGVPLVLEMKLPSEVIGIQRASIAETYAQIEKDLKEAIADLPKKSEYASTDLGRATKGAAQSYLGKAYLYQEKYAEAKAVLEEVINSGEYDLLPEFGQVWTIAQNNGKESVFEVQFSNVTNYNLGGRLPVFTGSRDDSGWSWGLPTSDLENAFKNAGDTERLKWTIVKHGDDVPGETAPEGKNYVITPDKHKSARINRKFYIPRAERSVPYDANFNNLNHRLLRYADVLLMYAEASNALGDDAAARIALNKVRTRAKLGEVTASGTALRDAIRTERRLELALEFNRLYDIRRWTESNGKKMIANLFGANGSFVRYNLSAAADEYEKTNQKENSNKGINFREDRDLLFPIPHSEVQLSNGSIVQNPNF; encoded by the coding sequence ATGAAGAATATAATTAAAACAGCTTTATGTGCGGCATTGTTGATCGGAACCAGCAGTTGTTCTGATTTCCTTCAAGAGCCCGTATTAGGTCAGGAAAACCTGGATACCTACTTCCAAAATGAGGAAGAAAGCTTGAAACAATTAAGCGGAGCTTACCAAGGAATTTTTTGGGATGATTGGTGGCAAATAGCTGCTCCTAACGTGGGTTTTGAAATGTCTACAGATGACCTTTGGATGGGTAATACTACTCAGTCTCAAAGCGACTGGATCCGTATGGCGCATTACGATAACCCAGCCCAGGATGGTCCGATTAGTAATTATTGGCAATACCGCTACAAAGCTATATTGAGATGTAATATCGTCATCAATAAAGTAGCAGATGCTCCTATTTCTAACGAAAGCTTGAAGAAAAGAATCATAGCAGAAGCTAAGTTCTTGAGAGCGTTCAACTACTTCGAATTGGTGAAGAATTTCGGGGGTGTTCCATTGGTTTTGGAAATGAAACTTCCTAGCGAAGTGATCGGTATTCAGAGAGCCTCGATCGCTGAAACCTATGCCCAAATTGAAAAAGATTTAAAAGAAGCCATCGCGGATCTTCCAAAGAAAAGCGAATATGCATCTACAGATTTAGGTAGAGCTACAAAAGGTGCTGCTCAAAGTTACTTAGGTAAAGCATATCTATATCAAGAGAAGTATGCAGAGGCTAAGGCTGTATTAGAAGAGGTTATAAATTCTGGGGAGTATGACTTACTTCCAGAGTTTGGTCAGGTATGGACTATTGCACAAAATAACGGAAAAGAATCTGTATTCGAAGTGCAGTTCAGTAATGTTACCAATTATAATCTTGGAGGAAGACTGCCTGTATTCACCGGTTCTAGAGATGATTCAGGTTGGTCATGGGGACTTCCTACTTCAGACTTAGAAAACGCATTCAAAAACGCTGGCGATACAGAGCGTCTGAAATGGACTATCGTTAAGCATGGAGATGATGTTCCTGGTGAAACAGCTCCGGAAGGAAAGAATTACGTGATTACGCCTGATAAACACAAATCAGCTAGAATCAATAGAAAGTTCTATATCCCTCGTGCAGAAAGATCAGTGCCTTATGATGCTAACTTCAATAACTTGAATCATCGTTTACTACGTTACGCAGATGTATTATTGATGTATGCAGAAGCGAGTAATGCCCTTGGTGATGATGCAGCGGCTAGAATTGCTTTAAATAAAGTAAGAACCCGTGCCAAATTAGGTGAAGTAACAGCATCCGGTACGGCATTGAGAGATGCTATTCGTACGGAAAGACGTTTGGAATTAGCACTTGAATTTAACCGTTTGTACGATATCCGTAGATGGACAGAAAGTAACGGTAAAAAGATGATCGCTAATCTTTTTGGGGCAAACGGAAGCTTTGTAAGATATAATCTATCTGCAGCGGCTGACGAATATGAAAAAACAAACCAGAAAGAAAACAGCAATAAAGGGATCAATTTCCGTGAAGATAGAGATTTGTTATTCCCTATTCCTCACTCGGAAGTACAGCTTTCTAATGGAAGCATAGTTCAGAATCCTAATTTCTAA
- a CDS encoding SusC/RagA family TonB-linked outer membrane protein yields MKKLLVWMFMVMVTAANAQITITGKIMGDNEPLIGATVREKGGTSAAMSDIDGNYTLSVKNSQGVLVFTMVGFVTKEIPYNGQQTIDVYLDSDTKLMEEVVVIGYGVVKKSDLTSSITSVKGDELKTMNAGNAMLSMQGKANGVQITSAGGPGATPRVIIRGVTTINGSDPLYVVDGFPVGNNINFLNQDEIESIEVLKDASAAAIYGTRGSNGVIMITTKKGSQGKTKFTLNANYGFTTVNKPNLADASTFEKVFKERYTNDGNVPVWNTPEGLGINTDWWDQTVKTGYTQNYNFSFQGGDKKFVYSGSVGYFGEKSQFDVGKWERFTARFNTEYNFNSYVKAGINMAPKFETWKDTPNLFGAAMKMDPTTPVLKAENLWDSNPFNNYARSYNNQEWNPVASVARQNSGSNEYGMMMIPFLSIEPIKGLIARTQYSVNARFRMSDSFTPKFFIDNLERNDLASASRNVSHWVDWNWTNTLNYNTTFSNKHNVNLMGGFTMERFADYWINGSRAGIPSNHPNLQYVSAGTLNEAASGSNTFTSLMSYLGRAMYNYDSKYYVTASFRVDGSSKFPEGNKYATFPAVSLAWRASEEAFLKDLNVFSDLKIRAGWGRVGNQSINPNLYLNLIGAADYVFNGDRNVGTAISLVGNRLLTWETVEDYNFGVDASFLNNRLNIVADWFTKKSKDMLMARQNLSILGYPMWAGEMMTNIGSMQARGWEFSANWRDKASNDFNYEVGVNLSSVKNKALTLVDNTPILRGGFFNDYIVRNEEGAEISRFYGFIADGIFQNQTEINSHTSERGDLLQPNAVPGDIRFKDLNNDGVLDDKDKTYIGNAFPNLMLGLNLKLAYKNFDLVTNFYGTFGNDIYNSAKGGFYAGTNGQNVYADAYDKAWRGEGSTNFYPRLSVNDRNLNFRRVSSFFVEDGSYLRAKLIQLGYNIPSSLTKGLNVRVSASAQNLFTITNYSGLDPEGAAMGSVLESGIDNLAYPNPKSFLLGVNINF; encoded by the coding sequence GTATCTAGATAGTGATACCAAATTAATGGAGGAAGTGGTGGTTATAGGTTATGGTGTGGTAAAGAAATCAGACCTTACCAGCTCCATTACTTCTGTAAAAGGCGATGAATTGAAAACCATGAATGCAGGTAATGCCATGCTATCTATGCAGGGTAAAGCTAACGGGGTCCAAATTACGTCTGCAGGTGGTCCTGGAGCTACTCCTAGAGTTATCATACGTGGGGTAACTACCATTAACGGTTCAGATCCTCTTTACGTAGTGGACGGCTTCCCGGTGGGAAACAACATCAACTTCCTTAATCAGGATGAGATTGAAAGCATAGAAGTGTTAAAAGATGCTTCTGCTGCTGCCATCTACGGTACCAGAGGTTCAAACGGTGTGATTATGATTACTACCAAGAAAGGTAGTCAAGGTAAAACCAAGTTTACTTTAAATGCGAATTACGGTTTCACCACAGTAAATAAGCCTAACTTGGCTGACGCTTCTACTTTCGAGAAGGTATTCAAAGAAAGATACACCAATGACGGGAATGTTCCGGTATGGAACACTCCGGAAGGTTTAGGTATCAACACGGATTGGTGGGATCAAACGGTTAAGACCGGATATACTCAGAACTATAACTTCAGCTTCCAAGGCGGAGATAAGAAATTCGTATATAGCGGTTCCGTAGGTTACTTTGGCGAGAAATCTCAATTTGATGTAGGTAAATGGGAAAGATTTACAGCACGTTTCAATACGGAATATAACTTCAACTCTTATGTGAAAGCCGGTATCAATATGGCTCCGAAGTTCGAGACTTGGAAAGATACGCCTAATCTGTTCGGTGCTGCGATGAAGATGGACCCAACTACTCCTGTATTAAAAGCAGAGAACCTTTGGGATTCTAATCCATTTAATAATTATGCACGTTCATACAATAACCAAGAATGGAACCCTGTAGCATCTGTAGCTCGTCAAAATAGTGGCAGTAACGAGTACGGTATGATGATGATCCCTTTCCTAAGCATTGAGCCTATCAAAGGATTGATCGCAAGGACACAGTACAGTGTAAATGCAAGATTTAGAATGAGCGATAGCTTTACACCTAAATTCTTCATCGATAACCTGGAAAGAAATGACTTGGCTTCTGCTTCCCGTAATGTTAGCCACTGGGTAGATTGGAACTGGACAAATACATTGAACTACAACACTACCTTCTCTAATAAGCACAATGTAAACTTGATGGGAGGTTTTACTATGGAGCGTTTCGCGGATTATTGGATCAACGGTTCAAGAGCCGGAATTCCTAGTAACCACCCTAACCTTCAGTATGTAAGTGCTGGTACGCTTAATGAGGCGGCCTCAGGTTCAAATACTTTCACATCCTTGATGTCTTACTTGGGTAGAGCCATGTATAACTATGATAGCAAGTACTACGTTACGGCTTCCTTCCGTGTTGACGGTTCTTCTAAATTCCCTGAAGGTAATAAATATGCTACATTCCCTGCAGTTTCATTGGCTTGGAGAGCATCTGAAGAAGCTTTCTTAAAGGATTTGAATGTGTTTAGTGATCTGAAAATTCGTGCGGGCTGGGGTCGTGTAGGTAACCAAAGCATCAATCCTAACTTGTATTTGAATTTGATAGGTGCGGCTGACTATGTATTTAATGGAGATAGAAACGTAGGTACCGCCATTAGTTTAGTGGGCAATAGACTATTGACTTGGGAAACCGTTGAGGATTACAACTTCGGTGTGGACGCGAGCTTCCTGAATAACCGTTTGAACATCGTGGCTGATTGGTTTACTAAAAAGTCGAAAGACATGTTGATGGCTCGTCAGAACCTCTCTATTCTAGGATACCCAATGTGGGCGGGAGAAATGATGACGAACATTGGTAGTATGCAGGCGCGCGGTTGGGAATTTTCAGCCAACTGGAGAGATAAAGCTAGCAATGATTTCAACTATGAAGTAGGTGTAAACCTATCTTCCGTTAAAAACAAAGCTTTGACGCTTGTAGATAACACTCCAATCCTAAGAGGTGGATTCTTCAATGATTACATCGTAAGAAATGAAGAAGGTGCAGAAATCAGTCGCTTCTACGGCTTCATTGCAGATGGTATCTTCCAAAACCAAACGGAAATCAACAGCCACACTAGTGAGAGAGGAGATTTATTACAACCTAATGCCGTACCAGGGGATATCCGTTTCAAAGATTTGAACAATGATGGTGTACTTGATGATAAAGATAAAACGTACATAGGAAATGCCTTCCCAAATTTGATGTTAGGTCTTAACCTAAAACTGGCATACAAGAACTTTGATCTAGTGACTAACTTCTACGGTACCTTCGGAAATGATATCTATAACAGTGCCAAAGGTGGATTCTATGCCGGAACAAACGGTCAAAACGTTTATGCTGATGCTTATGATAAGGCTTGGAGAGGTGAAGGAAGTACTAACTTCTACCCTAGATTGTCAGTAAATGACAGAAACTTAAACTTCAGAAGAGTGTCTTCATTCTTTGTAGAAGATGGTTCATACTTGAGAGCTAAATTGATCCAGTTAGGCTACAACATTCCTTCTTCTTTAACCAAAGGTTTGAATGTTCGTGTGTCTGCTTCTGCTCAAAACCTATTTACCATCACCAACTATAGCGGGCTAGATCCTGAAGGTGCCGCTATGGGCAGTGTATTGGAGAGCGGTATTGACAATTTGGCTTATCCAAATCCTAAGAGTTTCTTATTAGGTGTAAACATTAACTTTTAA